The genomic DNA GAGAACACGGCAACAGCGCCGAGCTGGACGAACTCGACCGCCTGCATCGCGATCGGGCGATCGACGCGAGACTGGCCGCACTCAAGGCAAAGCAGCACTGACGCCGATGCTGTTCTTCCTCGCCCCGGAATCCCTACCCTTCGCGGTTGCGGCGGTGATGTTGGCCGCCTTCACCGGCATCGAGCTCCTCTGCCTGCTGCTCGGCTTCTCACTGGGTGAGGCGATCGACAAGGCCTGGCTGGACGACCACAACGCATTGGGCGGGCTGATGTCCTGGTTCAATGTCGGCGGCGTACCGCTGCTCGTGCTGCTGATGCTTTTCCTCGGCCTCTTCGCGATGATCGGTTTTGTCATCCAGGCGGTGGCCGGGGCCCTGTGGGTGCCGCTGCCTGCCCTTGTCGCGGCGCTACCGGCACTCGCCGTCTCGCTGCCCGCAGTTCGGATGTCGAGCCGATGGGTGGCAAAGATCGTGCCGCGTGACGAAAGCTATGCCGTCGATCTCGGCGATTTCGTCGGCCGCAGCGGCGAAGTCACCGTCGGCCCACTGGACCAGGGCCTGCCGGGACGCATCCGCCTCAAGGATCGCCACGGCAACTGGCATGTGCTGCGCGCGCGCGCCGCCCGCAACGAGCAACCGATCGCCATCGGCGCGCAGGTGCTCGTCGTCGATCGCGTTTCCAACATTTTCATTGCGATATCGGCGCCGGCAGACCTGCTGACGCCGCCCAATCCTTAAAATTCCCACGTCTTAAAGTCTCACGGAGCAACCATGTTTTATGAACTCTTGGTGCCGGCCGGCATCGGCATCGTCCTGATCCTCGGCATCGGCTTTGTTCTTGCATCGCTCTATACCCGCTCGAGCCGCGACGAAGCCTATGTGCGCACGGGCCTTGGCGGCCAGAAGGTGGTCCTCGACGGCGGCTCCATCGTGCTGCCGATCTTCCACTCGATCGCCCGCGTCAACCTGAAGACGCTGCGCCTTGAAGTCCGTCGTGGCGAAGGCGACGCGCTGATCACCAAGGACCGCATGCGCGTCGATATCGGCGCGGAATTCTATGTCCGCGTGAAGCCCGATGCCTCCTCGATCGCGCTTGCAGCCCAGACACTCGGCGACCGTACCAACGATGCCGAACAGCTGCGCGTGCTGATCGAGGCCAAGTTCGTCGACGGTCTGCGCTCGGTCGCCGCCACCATGAGCCTCGACGCGCTGCAGGAACAGCGCATGGATTTCGTCAAGGCGGTGCAGGAAGCGGTCGGCGCCGACCTGCAGTCGAACGGTCTCGAACTCGAATCCGTTTCGCTGACCCGTCTCGACCAGACGGATATCAAGCACTTCAACGCCAACAACTTCTTCGACGCGCATGGTCTTGCGGCGCTGACCCGCATTACCGAGGGCCGCAAGAAGGAGCGCAACGAGATCGTGCGCGATACCGAAGTCGCGATCGCCCAGAAGGATCTGGAAGCCCGCCAGCAATCGCTGACGATCGAGCGCACCAAGCGCGAGGCGGAGCTGAACCAGGAACGCGACATCGCCAACAAGTCGGCCGCCACCCGCGCCGAAACCGCGCAGCAGGAACAGGCGGCCAAGCGCGCCGAGGAAGAAGCTCGCATCGCCGCCGAGCAGGCGATCGCCGAACGCGAGGCGCTTGCCAAGCAGGCGCGTGAAAGCGCCAACATCGACGCCACCCGCGCCGTGCAGCAGCGCGACACGGAAGCCCGCCGCGACCTGCAGATCGTTTCGCAGGAAAGCGCCATCGCGGTTGCCAACAAGAGCCGGGAAGAGTCCGAGGCGAAGGCCCAGGCTGAAACCGCCCGCGCGCTCGCCATCGCCGCGGAAGAAAAGGTG from Ensifer adhaerens includes the following:
- a CDS encoding flotillin family protein, whose amino-acid sequence is MFYELLVPAGIGIVLILGIGFVLASLYTRSSRDEAYVRTGLGGQKVVLDGGSIVLPIFHSIARVNLKTLRLEVRRGEGDALITKDRMRVDIGAEFYVRVKPDASSIALAAQTLGDRTNDAEQLRVLIEAKFVDGLRSVAATMSLDALQEQRMDFVKAVQEAVGADLQSNGLELESVSLTRLDQTDIKHFNANNFFDAHGLAALTRITEGRKKERNEIVRDTEVAIAQKDLEARQQSLTIERTKREAELNQERDIANKSAATRAETAQQEQAAKRAEEEARIAAEQAIAEREALAKQARESANIDATRAVQQRDTEARRDLQIVSQESAIAVANKSREESEAKAQAETARALAIAAEEKVETAKAVEIAERERQIAVIDARKNAETEATAVTVGAEAEKQAALDQADAIKTLATAEADAAIIKAKGVLETGKAAAESEALLNEARNKLSSAIIEFEILRERIRIIPEALAEAVKPIEKISDIRIFDTGGMLGRNGGGDGAANGIGLGDGLAGQLLSYQANKPIVDQLLKEAGFNGENAISSLLGNLQAAPSPAEKSPKK
- a CDS encoding OB-fold-containig protein — protein: MLFFLAPESLPFAVAAVMLAAFTGIELLCLLLGFSLGEAIDKAWLDDHNALGGLMSWFNVGGVPLLVLLMLFLGLFAMIGFVIQAVAGALWVPLPALVAALPALAVSLPAVRMSSRWVAKIVPRDESYAVDLGDFVGRSGEVTVGPLDQGLPGRIRLKDRHGNWHVLRARAARNEQPIAIGAQVLVVDRVSNIFIAISAPADLLTPPNP